From one Esox lucius isolate fEsoLuc1 chromosome 11, fEsoLuc1.pri, whole genome shotgun sequence genomic stretch:
- the LOC105007934 gene encoding trafficking regulator of GLUT4 1 — translation MASNSSIAPSGADGEQQAEQTITSQPTSAEHQENAPDPSQMESKDHLAVISEKMETSNGVCPADSSPPTSSISSPKRLQHSKSANGRPRKGSRSGSLLGHGAGSPRPSISRRPSTVAEGLEDDGKPPRDYLILAILSCFCPLWPINIVALVFSVMSRNSLQLGNVDGARRLGRNAMVLSIISLVGGVILIVAAIVLNWGSIIKS, via the exons ATGGCCTCCAACAGCAGTATTGCCCCAAGTGGAGCAGATGGAGAACAGCAAGCTGAGCAGACCATCACCTCCCAGCCAACCAGCGCTGAGCACCAAGAGAATGCCCCTGACCCCAGCCAAATGGAATCCAAAGACCACCTGGCAGTAATCAGCGAGAAGATGGAGACCA GTAATGGAGTCTGTCCGGCtgactcctctcctcccacatCTTCAATCTCGTCGCCCAAGAGACTGCAACACAGCAAATCAGCCAATGGGCGGCCACGGAAAGGCAGCCGCTCTGGGTCCCTGCTTGGTCATGGAGCTGGATCTCCCAGGCCCTCCATCAGCCGCCGGCCCAGCACTGTGGCGGAGGGCCTGGAGGATGACGGCAAGCCACCTAGGGACTACCTGATCCTGGCAATCCTCTCCTGCTTCTGCCCCCTGTGGCCCATCAATATTGTAGCTCTCGTCTTCTCTGTTATG TCAAGGAACAGCCTGCAGCTTGGGAATGTTGATGGGGCACGGCGTCTGGGCCGAAATGCCATGGTGCTCTCCATCATCTCCTTGGTTGGTGGGGTCATCCTCATCGTTGCAGCCATCGTCCTAAACTGGGGAA GCATAATAAAATCCTGA